The following coding sequences are from one Panthera leo isolate Ple1 chromosome E1, P.leo_Ple1_pat1.1, whole genome shotgun sequence window:
- the SLC16A11 gene encoding monocarboxylate transporter 11 isoform X2, giving the protein MTSKPAGPPDGGWGWVVAAAAFAVNGLSYGLLRSLGLALPDLAEHFDRSTQDTAWVSALALAVQQAASPVGSALSTRWGARPVVMVGGVLTSLGFVFSAFARSLLHLYLGLGVLAGSGWALVFAPALGTLSRYFSRRRVLAVGLALTGNGASSLLLAPTLQLLLDTFGWRGALLVLGAITLHLAPCGALLRPLVLPGDPPAPPRGPLAALGLGLFARRAFSVFALGTALVGGGYFVPYVHLAPHALDQGLGGYGAALVVAVAAVGDAGARLISGWLADQGWVPLSRLLLVFGALTGLGVLAVGLAPLAGSQEGCRGALLAAAGAYGLSAGSYAPLVFGVLPGLAGVGGVVQATGLVMMLMSLGGLLGPPLSGFLRDETGDFTASFLACGSFILSGSFIYMGLPGALPSCPPASPSPQATPPPERGELLPVLPVALLSSSGGPPSTLDTTC; this is encoded by the exons ATGACCTCCAAGCCTGCCGGACCCCCCGacgggggctggggctgggtggtGGCCGCCGCAGCCTTCGCGGTAAATGGGCTCTCCTACGGGCTGTTACGCTCTCTGGGCCTCGCCCTCCCTGACCTCGCGGAGCACTTTGACCGAAGCACTCAGGACACTGCGTGGGTCAGCGCCCTGGCCCTGGCGGTGCAGCAGGCAGCCA GCCCAGTGGGCAGCGCCCTGAGCACCCGCTGGGGGGCGCGCCCCGTGGTGATGGTTGGGGGCGTCCTCACCTCGCTGGGCTTCGTCTTCTCCGCTTTCGCCCGCAGTCTGCTGCACCTCTACCTTGGCCTGGGCGTCCTTGCtg GCTCCGGCTGGGCCCTGGTGTTCGCCCCTGCCCTGGGAACCCTGTCCCGTTACTTCTCCCGCCGTCGAGTCTTGGCCGTGGGGCTGGCGCTCACGGGCAACGGGGCCTCCTCGCTGCTCCTGGCGCCCACCCTGCAGCTCCTTCTTGACACCTTCGGCTGGCGGGGCGCCCTGCTCGTCCTCGGCGCCATCACCCTCCACCTCGCCCCCTGTGGCGCCCTGCTGCGACCCCTGGTGCTCCCTGGCGACCCCCCGGCGCCACCCCGCGGGCCCTTAGCTGCCCTCGGCCTGGGTCTCTTCGCGCGCCGGGCCTTCTCAGTTTTTGCTCTGGGCACAGCCCTGGTTGGGGGCGGCTACTTCGTCCCCTACGTGCACTTGGCCCCCCACGCTTTAGACCAGGGCCTGGGCGGGTATGGGGCAGCGCTGGTGGTGGCCGTGGCTGCGGTGGGGGACGCGGGCGCGCGGCTGATCAGCGGCTGGCTGGCGGACCAGGGCTGGGTGCCCCTCTCGCGGCTTCTGCTGGTGTTCGGGGCTCTGACCGGGCTGGGGGTGCTGGCCGTGGGACTGGCGCCCTTGGCGGGGAGCCAGGAGGGCTGCCGGGGGGCCCTGCTGGCCGCGGCTGGGGCCTACGGGCTGAGCGCCGGAAGCTACGCCCCCCTGGTTTTCGGTGTGCTCCCGGGGCTAGCGGGCGTCGGAGGTGTCGTACAGGCCACAGGGCTGGTGATGATGCTGATGAGTCTGGGGGGGCTTCTGGGCCCTCCCCTGTCAG GCTTCCTAAGGGACGAGACCGGAGACTTCACCGCCTCCTTCCTCGCCTGCGGCTCTTTCATTCTTTCCGGCAGCTTCATCTACATGGGGCTGCCGGGGGCGCTGCCCTCCTGCCCAccggcctccccctccccgcagGCCACCCCTCCTCCCGAGAGGGGGGAGCTGCTCCCGGTTCTTCCGGTCGCCCTGCTCTCCTCCTCGGGAGGCCCTCCATCCACTCTGGACACTACGTGTTGA
- the SLC16A11 gene encoding monocarboxylate transporter 11 isoform X1 produces MTSKPAGPPDGGWGWVVAAAAFAVNGLSYGLLRSLGLALPDLAEHFDRSTQDTAWVSALALAVQQAASPVGSALSTRWGARPVVMVGGVLTSLGFVFSAFARSLLHLYLGLGVLAGEGRGTPGSLRGDGGGGRFLGAGGQRGGASCEDPGWDCWRRASRVPVVTPSCPFAGSGWALVFAPALGTLSRYFSRRRVLAVGLALTGNGASSLLLAPTLQLLLDTFGWRGALLVLGAITLHLAPCGALLRPLVLPGDPPAPPRGPLAALGLGLFARRAFSVFALGTALVGGGYFVPYVHLAPHALDQGLGGYGAALVVAVAAVGDAGARLISGWLADQGWVPLSRLLLVFGALTGLGVLAVGLAPLAGSQEGCRGALLAAAGAYGLSAGSYAPLVFGVLPGLAGVGGVVQATGLVMMLMSLGGLLGPPLSGFLRDETGDFTASFLACGSFILSGSFIYMGLPGALPSCPPASPSPQATPPPERGELLPVLPVALLSSSGGPPSTLDTTC; encoded by the exons ATGACCTCCAAGCCTGCCGGACCCCCCGacgggggctggggctgggtggtGGCCGCCGCAGCCTTCGCGGTAAATGGGCTCTCCTACGGGCTGTTACGCTCTCTGGGCCTCGCCCTCCCTGACCTCGCGGAGCACTTTGACCGAAGCACTCAGGACACTGCGTGGGTCAGCGCCCTGGCCCTGGCGGTGCAGCAGGCAGCCA GCCCAGTGGGCAGCGCCCTGAGCACCCGCTGGGGGGCGCGCCCCGTGGTGATGGTTGGGGGCGTCCTCACCTCGCTGGGCTTCGTCTTCTCCGCTTTCGCCCGCAGTCTGCTGCACCTCTACCTTGGCCTGGGCGTCCTTGCtggtgaggggagagggacacCCGGGTCCTTAaggggtgatggtggaggtgggcGCTTCCTGGGGGCTGGAGGCCAAAGGGGCGGGGCCTCCTGCGAGGATCCGGGCTGGGATTGCTGGCGCAGAGCATCCCGGGTCCCCGTCGTCACCCCGTCCTGTCCGTTCGCAGGCTCCGGCTGGGCCCTGGTGTTCGCCCCTGCCCTGGGAACCCTGTCCCGTTACTTCTCCCGCCGTCGAGTCTTGGCCGTGGGGCTGGCGCTCACGGGCAACGGGGCCTCCTCGCTGCTCCTGGCGCCCACCCTGCAGCTCCTTCTTGACACCTTCGGCTGGCGGGGCGCCCTGCTCGTCCTCGGCGCCATCACCCTCCACCTCGCCCCCTGTGGCGCCCTGCTGCGACCCCTGGTGCTCCCTGGCGACCCCCCGGCGCCACCCCGCGGGCCCTTAGCTGCCCTCGGCCTGGGTCTCTTCGCGCGCCGGGCCTTCTCAGTTTTTGCTCTGGGCACAGCCCTGGTTGGGGGCGGCTACTTCGTCCCCTACGTGCACTTGGCCCCCCACGCTTTAGACCAGGGCCTGGGCGGGTATGGGGCAGCGCTGGTGGTGGCCGTGGCTGCGGTGGGGGACGCGGGCGCGCGGCTGATCAGCGGCTGGCTGGCGGACCAGGGCTGGGTGCCCCTCTCGCGGCTTCTGCTGGTGTTCGGGGCTCTGACCGGGCTGGGGGTGCTGGCCGTGGGACTGGCGCCCTTGGCGGGGAGCCAGGAGGGCTGCCGGGGGGCCCTGCTGGCCGCGGCTGGGGCCTACGGGCTGAGCGCCGGAAGCTACGCCCCCCTGGTTTTCGGTGTGCTCCCGGGGCTAGCGGGCGTCGGAGGTGTCGTACAGGCCACAGGGCTGGTGATGATGCTGATGAGTCTGGGGGGGCTTCTGGGCCCTCCCCTGTCAG GCTTCCTAAGGGACGAGACCGGAGACTTCACCGCCTCCTTCCTCGCCTGCGGCTCTTTCATTCTTTCCGGCAGCTTCATCTACATGGGGCTGCCGGGGGCGCTGCCCTCCTGCCCAccggcctccccctccccgcagGCCACCCCTCCTCCCGAGAGGGGGGAGCTGCTCCCGGTTCTTCCGGTCGCCCTGCTCTCCTCCTCGGGAGGCCCTCCATCCACTCTGGACACTACGTGTTGA
- the SLC16A13 gene encoding monocarboxylate transporter 13: protein MARRAEPPDGGWGWMVVLSAFFQSALVFGVLRSFGVFFVELVAAFQEQAARVSWIASIGIAVQQFGSPVGSALSTKYGPRPVVMAGGILAASGMLLASFATSVTHLYLSIGLLSGSGWALTFTPTLACLSRYFSRRRSLATGLALTGVGLSSFAFAPLFQWLVSRYAWRGALLLVSALSLHLVACGALLRPLSLTEDPAVGGPGAQLSSLLRHGPFLRYTVALTLINTGYFIPYVHLMAHLQDLDWEPLSAAFLLSVVAVSDLVGRVASGWLGDTAPGPVARLLMLWTALTGVSLALFPVARTPTALMVLAVAYGFTSGALTPVAFSVLPELVGTGRIYCGLGLVQMVESIGGLLGAPLSGYLRDTTGNYTASFVVAGAFLLVGSGILITLPHVFCFSASASKPQDPKMDAVDTQVSLTKEGLQED, encoded by the exons ATGGCGCGCAGGGCCGAGCCCCCCgacgggggctgggggtggatgGTGGTGCTGTCCGCCTTCTTCCAGTCGGCGCTGGTGTTCGGGGTGCTCCGTTCTTTCGGCGTCTTCTTCGTGGAGTTAGTGGCGGCGTTCCAAGAGCAGGCGGCGCGGGTCTCCTGGATCGCCTCCATAGGGATCGCCGTGCAGCAGTTCGGGA gcCCCGTGGGCAGCGCCCTGAGCACGAAGTACGGGCCCAGGCCCGTGGTGATGGCTGGGGGCATCTTGGCTGCGTCGGGGATGCTGCTCGCCTCCTTTGCTACCTCCGTGACCCACCTATACCTGAGCATTGGGCTGCTGTCAG GCTCTGGCTGGGCCTTGACCTTCACTCCGACCCTGGCTTGCCTGTCCCGTTACTTCTCTCGGAGGCGATCCCTGGCCACGGGGCTGGCACTGACCGGCGTGGGTCTCTCCTCCTTTGCCTTTGCCCCACTTTTCCAGTGGCTGGTCAGCCGCTACGCCTGGCGGGGGGCACTGTTGCTGGtgtctgccctctccctccacctggtGGCCTGCGGAGCACTCCTCCGCCCACTCTCCCTGACGGAGGACCCTGCTGTGGGCGGCCCTGGGGCCcagctctcttccctcctccGCCATGGCCCCTTCCTTCGTTACACTGTGGCCCTCACCCTGATCAACACTGGCTACTTCATCCCCTACGTGCACTTGATGGCCCATCTCCAGGACCTGGACTGGGAACCTCTGTCTGCTGCCTTCCTCCTCTCGGTGGTGGCCGTGTCTGACCTCGTGGGACGTGTGGCTTCTGGGTGGCTAGGGGACACCGCCCCAGGACCTGTGGCTCGACTCCTAATGCTTTGGACCGCCCTGACCGGGGTGTCACTGGCCCTGTTCCCCGTGGCTCGGACTCCCACGGCCCTGATGGTTCTGGCCGTGGCCTATGGCTTCACATCAGGGGCCCTGACCCCCGTGGCCTTCTCCGTGTTGCCTGAACTGGTGGGCACTGGAAGGATATACTGTGGCCTGGGACTGGTGCAGATGGTAGAGAGCATCGGGGGGCTGCTGGGGGCTCCTCTGTCAG GCTACCTCCGAGATACGACAGGCAACTACACAGCTTCGTTTGTGGTGGCCGGGGCCTTCCTTCTCGTGGGGAGTGGGATTCTCATCACGCTGCCTCACGTCTTCTGCTTCTCGGCCTCTGCCTCCAAGCCCCAGGACCCCAAGATGGATGCAGTGGATACCCAGGTCTCTCTCACCAAGGAAGGGCTGCAGGAGGACTGA
- the CLEC10A gene encoding C-type lectin domain family 10 member A has translation MSMQYEKFQHSETEKQSQGSRNGPPPPLHHLQRLCSGPWPFLLSLGISLLLLVGICVIGSQNSKCQRDLVTLGATFSNFTSSTEAELQALNAQGGSLQETTTSLKAEVENHKRELQAARSLNDKVFALESKLEKDQRQLQADHSDTLARVQQLAKDLRTLTCQVAALKSNGSQSTCCPVNWLEFEGSCYWFSRSGETWPEAEKHCRLENAHLVVVNSREEENFVQEHIGSLQVWMGLSDAEGAWKWVDGTDYATNFKNWRPGQPDDWHGHGLGGGEDCAHFHPDGWNDDVCQRPYRWVCEARLGVAG, from the exons ATGTCTATGCAGTATGAAAAGTTCCAGCACTCGGAGACAGAGAAGCAAAGCCAGGGGTCTAGAAACG GGCCGCCTCCGCCTCTCCACCACCTGCAGCGGCTCTGCTCTGGCCCCTGgcccttcctgctctccctgGGCATCAGCCTCCTCCTGCTGGTTGGCATCTGTGTGATCGGATCCCAGA ATTCCAAGTGTCAGAGGGACCTGGTGACCCTGGGAGCCACTTTCAGCAACTTCACCTCAAGCACCGAGGCcgagctccaggccctgaacgcCCAGG GCGGCAGTTTGCAAGAAACGACAACGTCTCTGAAAGCCGAGGTGGAAAATCACAAGCGGGAGCTGCAAGCAG CCCGCAGCCTGAACGACAAGGTGTTCGCCCTGGAGAGCAAGCTGGAGAAGGACCAGCGGCAGCTGCAAGCAG aTCATTCCGATACCCTCGCTCGAGTCCAGCAGCTGGCCAAGGACCTGAGAACCCTGACCTGCCAGGTGGCCGCTCTCAAGAGCAACG GCTCTCAAAGTACCTGCTGCCCGGTCAACTGGCTGGAGTTCGAGGGCAGCTGCTACTGGTTCTCGCGCTCCGGGGAGACCTGGCCGGAGGCCGAGAAGCACTGCCGGCTGGAGAACGCGCACCTGGTGGTCGTCAActccagggaggaggag AACTTTGTGCAGGAACATATAGGCTCCTTACAAGTCTGGATGGGCCTCAGTGATGCCGAAGGAGCCTGGAAATGGGTGGATGGGACGGACTATGCGACCAACTTCAA GAACTGGAGGCCGGGCCAGCCGGACGACTGGCATGGGCACGGGCTGGGCGGGGGCGAGGACTGTGCCCACTTTCACCCCGACGGCTGGAACGATGATGTCTGCCAGAGACCCTACCGCTGGGTGTGCGAGGCCCGCCTGGGCGTGGCCGGCTAG